A single region of the Elizabethkingia sp. JS20170427COW genome encodes:
- the recN gene encoding DNA repair protein RecN: MLAKIYIQNFALIDELEVSLDQGLQVITGETGAGKSIILGALRLIMGERADTKSIADPSRKSIVEGIFNITKEKFNAFFEEHDLDFEEETLVRRELTANGKSRAFINDTPVTLGVLKDFTDRLIDIHSQFETSRLFNEDYQFGILDGISKNEIILEQYQQKYKTYTEATTKLKQLEKRLIEGNKEADYHQYLLQELEEANLDNIDIEQLKADLSTQENAEAIIEQLSQCYQLFTQDSMGVLEILNEAKSKLGKISEFSPDYEQLSERLNSLYFEMKDISDSCGNELENVQIDPEILQNLNAQLNIINTLLIKHQAQTVEELIGIREKLSEEHHLTENLEHIIQEQKEVIAKITQELTAKSNQLTENRKKAAKIFIEKSSVILKRLGLENARLEVALSEADVFNIFGKNRVELMFQANSGYDLKPIKHAVSGGERSRVMFAVKKIVAESNDLPTLILDEIDTGISGRVAEEMGHLMKEMGNDIQLIVITHLAQIAAKGNSHYKVQKAEVQGKTQSDIFKLNADQQLQEVAQLLSGSKVTEAALQQAKELMN; the protein is encoded by the coding sequence ATGCTTGCAAAGATATACATACAAAATTTTGCCCTTATAGATGAATTGGAAGTAAGCCTAGACCAAGGTTTACAAGTGATTACTGGCGAGACAGGAGCAGGTAAGTCCATTATTTTAGGAGCATTACGCTTGATCATGGGAGAAAGGGCTGATACAAAGTCTATCGCAGACCCTTCCAGAAAGAGTATTGTGGAAGGAATTTTTAATATCACCAAAGAGAAATTCAATGCTTTTTTTGAAGAGCATGATTTGGATTTTGAAGAAGAAACTTTGGTAAGAAGAGAGCTTACCGCCAATGGTAAATCTAGGGCTTTTATCAATGATACTCCCGTTACTTTAGGAGTATTAAAGGATTTTACAGACCGATTAATCGACATCCACTCTCAGTTCGAAACCTCGCGATTGTTTAATGAAGATTATCAATTTGGAATTTTGGATGGAATTTCAAAAAATGAAATTATATTAGAGCAATATCAGCAAAAGTATAAAACCTATACCGAGGCAACAACAAAGCTAAAACAGTTAGAAAAACGTCTAATAGAAGGAAATAAAGAAGCGGATTACCACCAATATCTTTTGCAGGAGTTGGAAGAAGCTAACTTGGATAACATAGATATAGAGCAACTAAAAGCAGATTTATCTACTCAAGAAAACGCAGAAGCAATTATAGAGCAATTATCCCAATGCTATCAGCTTTTTACTCAAGATAGTATGGGGGTTTTGGAAATTTTGAATGAGGCAAAAAGTAAATTAGGAAAAATAAGTGAATTTTCCCCCGACTATGAGCAACTTTCTGAGCGTTTGAACAGTTTGTATTTTGAAATGAAAGATATTTCCGACTCTTGTGGAAACGAGTTGGAAAATGTACAGATAGACCCCGAAATACTACAAAACCTTAATGCTCAACTCAACATCATCAATACATTGTTGATTAAGCACCAAGCACAAACGGTTGAAGAGTTAATCGGCATTAGAGAAAAATTATCCGAAGAGCATCACTTAACTGAAAATTTAGAACACATCATACAAGAGCAAAAGGAGGTGATTGCAAAAATTACCCAAGAACTTACCGCAAAATCTAATCAGTTAACCGAGAATAGAAAAAAAGCAGCAAAGATATTCATCGAAAAAAGTAGTGTTATTTTAAAACGACTAGGCCTAGAAAATGCAAGGTTGGAGGTAGCTCTTTCAGAAGCGGACGTCTTTAATATCTTTGGGAAAAATAGGGTAGAGTTAATGTTTCAAGCCAACTCAGGGTATGATTTAAAACCTATTAAACACGCTGTATCAGGAGGGGAACGCTCTAGGGTGATGTTTGCTGTAAAGAAAATAGTTGCAGAAAGTAATGATTTGCCAACTCTTATTTTAGATGAAATTGATACAGGTATTTCAGGAAGGGTAGCTGAAGAAATGGGGCATTTAATGAAGGAAATGGGGAATGATATTCAGCTAATTGTCATTACTCACTTAGCACAGATTGCAGCTAAAGGAAACAGCCATTACAAAGTACAAAAGGCAGAAGTACAAGGGAAAACACAATCTGATATTTTTAAGCTAAATGCAGATCAGCAGTTACAAGAAGTAGCACAATTGCTCAGCGGAAGCAAGGTTACGGAAGCTGCATTACAGCAAGCAAAAGAACTGATGAATTGA
- the scpA gene encoding methylmalonyl-CoA mutase, with product MRKPILAQKPDFENTISNFENYPFEKDGMNLKTQYSLQDLPKDLTFYSAGEAPYLRGPYSTMYVQKPWTIRQYAGFSTAEESNAFYKRNLAAGQKGLSVAFDLATHRGYDSDHPRVVGDVGKAGVAIDSVEDMKILFDGIPLDQISVSMTMNGAVLPILAFYIVAAEEQGVKQEQLSGTIQNDILKEFMVRNTYIYPPTPSMKIIADIFEYTSQNIPKFNSISISGYHMQEAGATPVLEMAYTIADGLEYVKTGIKAGMNIDDFAPRLSFFWAIGMNHFVEIAKMRAARYIWAQQISKFNPKNPKSLALRTHSQTSGWSLTEQEPFNNITRTAIEALSSALGGTQSLHTNALDEAIALPTDYSAKIARNTQIILQQESHICDVVDPTGGSYLVESLTQQMIEEAMKYIDEVEKEGGMTKAIEAGIPKMRIEEAAAKKQAKIDSGEEFIIGVNSFKSQQEQPQFDILDIDNSKVREQQVARLNAIKAERNPEQVQDILAQIKKAAQDKDQNLLALCIEAARRRVTLGEMSDAMEAVFGRYKANIKTISGVYAMNASKNEYFAKAIALAHRFEEYEGRRPRLMVVKMGQDGHDRGAKVVATAFADMGFDVDVAPLFQTPEEVAKQAVENDIHILGVSSLAAGHKTLVPQVVEELAKLGADDIQIVVGGVIPQQDYDFLYQNGADFIFGPGTNIPKSAVEILEKMLEE from the coding sequence ATGCGTAAACCTATTCTTGCTCAAAAGCCAGATTTCGAGAATACGATTTCTAATTTTGAGAATTATCCATTTGAAAAGGATGGGATGAATCTTAAAACCCAATATTCCTTACAAGATTTACCCAAGGATTTAACTTTTTATTCCGCAGGGGAAGCTCCTTATTTACGAGGGCCTTATTCTACGATGTATGTACAAAAACCATGGACTATTCGCCAATATGCAGGATTTAGTACTGCAGAAGAGTCCAATGCTTTTTATAAAAGAAACCTAGCGGCAGGACAAAAAGGGCTTTCGGTAGCTTTTGATTTGGCAACCCATAGAGGATATGATTCCGACCATCCTAGAGTGGTAGGAGATGTTGGAAAAGCAGGGGTGGCTATCGACTCGGTAGAGGATATGAAAATTTTGTTTGATGGAATTCCTTTAGACCAAATTTCGGTATCTATGACGATGAATGGAGCTGTGCTACCAATCTTAGCCTTTTATATCGTGGCGGCTGAAGAACAAGGTGTAAAACAGGAACAACTTTCAGGAACCATACAGAATGATATTCTGAAGGAGTTTATGGTGAGAAATACCTATATCTATCCGCCAACTCCTTCTATGAAGATTATTGCAGATATTTTTGAATATACCTCTCAAAATATCCCAAAATTTAACTCGATCTCTATTTCTGGATACCATATGCAGGAGGCAGGAGCAACTCCTGTTTTAGAGATGGCTTATACCATTGCTGATGGTTTAGAATATGTGAAAACAGGGATTAAAGCAGGGATGAATATCGATGATTTTGCACCAAGATTATCTTTTTTCTGGGCTATAGGAATGAATCACTTTGTTGAAATTGCAAAGATGAGGGCAGCACGATACATTTGGGCGCAACAGATTTCTAAATTTAATCCTAAAAACCCTAAATCACTTGCTTTAAGAACTCATAGCCAAACTTCAGGATGGAGCCTTACCGAGCAAGAACCATTTAATAATATTACAAGAACAGCGATAGAGGCTTTATCATCGGCATTAGGAGGTACCCAATCGCTACATACCAATGCTTTGGATGAGGCAATTGCTCTTCCAACAGATTATTCTGCTAAAATTGCGAGAAATACCCAGATTATCCTTCAGCAAGAAAGCCATATCTGCGATGTGGTAGATCCTACAGGTGGAAGCTATTTAGTAGAAAGCCTTACCCAACAGATGATTGAAGAGGCTATGAAGTATATTGATGAAGTAGAAAAAGAGGGAGGGATGACCAAAGCCATTGAGGCAGGGATTCCTAAGATGAGGATTGAAGAAGCTGCCGCAAAGAAACAAGCTAAAATCGATAGTGGAGAGGAGTTTATTATTGGGGTAAATAGCTTTAAATCTCAGCAAGAGCAGCCTCAGTTTGATATTTTAGATATCGATAATTCAAAAGTAAGAGAACAGCAAGTAGCAAGACTAAATGCCATCAAAGCAGAGCGAAATCCTGAACAAGTACAAGATATATTAGCCCAAATAAAAAAAGCAGCTCAGGATAAAGACCAAAACCTTTTAGCACTTTGTATAGAAGCGGCTAGAAGAAGGGTTACTTTGGGAGAAATGTCGGATGCTATGGAAGCAGTTTTCGGAAGATATAAAGCAAATATTAAAACCATATCAGGAGTTTACGCGATGAATGCATCTAAAAATGAATATTTTGCCAAGGCGATAGCTTTAGCTCACCGTTTTGAGGAATACGAAGGTCGCCGACCAAGGTTAATGGTTGTAAAGATGGGACAGGATGGTCATGATAGAGGAGCAAAAGTAGTAGCAACGGCTTTTGCCGATATGGGCTTTGATGTGGATGTAGCTCCCCTCTTCCAAACCCCTGAAGAAGTTGCCAAGCAAGCTGTGGAAAATGATATTCATATCTTAGGGGTATCTTCCTTGGCAGCAGGGCATAAAACTCTTGTTCCACAAGTGGTAGAAGAGCTAGCAAAATTAGGGGCGGATGATATACAAATTGTTGTAGGAGGGGTAATCCCTCAGCAGGATTATGACTTTTTATATCAAAATGGAGCCGATTTTATCTTCGGTCCAGGTACCAATATTCCGAAATCTGCAGTAGAAATTTTGGAAAAAATGTTAGAAGAATAA
- a CDS encoding IS5 family transposase, producing MLGKNPKKQPELFRPMLVDFIDDKHELVLLSEKIDWNYFEQEFASLYSHKGNPSHPIRFMVGCLLLKHLYNLGDETLEKAWIMNPYMQYFCGRVFFEHKFPCDPSNFVHFRKRIGEAGIEKIFAYSVRMHDAKTSTSNFVLSDTTVQENNTTFPTDAKLCKKVIDYCNKIAENEGIKQRQRYTKVSKQMVRNTYNGKHPKRSKMARKSQRQLKTIALRLIRELERNFNEEQKEIYKESLALYTKVVTQNRSDKDKIYSIHKPFTRCIAKGKAHKQYEFGNKVGLITTANKGKKIILGIKAFLQTPYDGHTIEPLLEQMENNGQKLPKELVYDRGGRGKSEIKGVKISIPSNPKKTDTAYRKQAKRKKFRTRAAIEPIIGHLKTDFKLAQNYFLGETGPQINAMLSATAWNLKKMMEILKEKIIFQFYKIINLLFSRFIFQNKLEARFC from the coding sequence ATGTTGGGAAAAAATCCAAAAAAACAACCTGAATTATTCCGCCCGATGTTGGTTGATTTTATAGATGATAAACACGAACTCGTTTTACTTTCAGAAAAAATAGATTGGAACTATTTTGAACAAGAGTTTGCATCATTGTATTCTCACAAAGGCAATCCGAGTCATCCAATTCGTTTTATGGTAGGCTGTTTGCTTTTAAAGCACCTGTACAATTTAGGAGATGAGACTTTAGAAAAAGCATGGATTATGAATCCCTACATGCAATACTTTTGTGGTAGAGTTTTCTTTGAACATAAATTCCCTTGTGATCCGAGTAATTTCGTTCATTTCCGAAAAAGGATAGGTGAAGCCGGAATTGAAAAAATCTTTGCCTACAGCGTAAGAATGCACGATGCAAAAACAAGCACTTCTAATTTTGTTTTATCCGACACCACAGTTCAGGAAAATAACACAACATTTCCTACCGATGCAAAATTGTGCAAAAAAGTGATTGATTACTGTAATAAAATCGCCGAAAACGAAGGCATCAAACAAAGACAACGTTACACCAAGGTCAGCAAACAAATGGTTCGCAACACTTACAACGGCAAGCACCCTAAACGGTCAAAAATGGCAAGAAAATCTCAGCGACAACTTAAAACTATCGCCTTGAGGTTAATCCGTGAACTTGAACGCAATTTTAATGAAGAGCAAAAAGAGATTTACAAAGAATCATTAGCACTTTACACCAAAGTCGTTACCCAAAACCGAAGCGATAAAGATAAAATCTACAGCATCCACAAACCATTCACTCGATGTATAGCCAAGGGGAAAGCACATAAACAATACGAGTTTGGGAATAAAGTAGGTCTGATAACCACTGCTAACAAAGGAAAGAAAATCATTCTCGGGATTAAAGCATTTTTACAAACTCCATACGACGGTCACACCATAGAACCACTCTTGGAACAGATGGAAAACAATGGTCAGAAACTTCCCAAAGAGCTTGTTTACGATCGGGGAGGAAGAGGAAAATCGGAAATCAAAGGCGTAAAAATCTCCATTCCAAGCAATCCAAAAAAAACAGATACAGCTTACAGGAAACAAGCAAAGCGTAAGAAATTCAGAACCAGAGCAGCGATAGAACCTATCATCGGACATTTAAAAACCGATTTTAAGCTGGCTCAAAATTACTTTTTGGGAGAAACTGGTCCACAAATTAATGCGATGTTATCAGCAACTGCTTGGAATCTCAAGAAAATGATGGAAATACTGAAAGAGAAAATTATTTTTCAATTTTATAAAATTATAAATCTTCTATTTTCAAGATTTATTTTTCAAAATAAATTGGAAGCAAGGTTTTGTTAA
- the meaB gene encoding methylmalonyl Co-A mutase-associated GTPase MeaB, whose product MKKRISIEELVLGVKSNNIRLLGKAISLVESKKPEHREQAEILLKEILPYTGQSVRIGITGVPGAGKSTFIESFGKYAIAQGKKVAVLAIDPSSSLNQGSILGDKTRMEELAKDPNAFIRPSPSGGFLGGVANTTFETMLLCEAAGYDLILIETVGVGQSEVMVADISDVFLYLKVMGTGDELQGIKRGIMEMVDLIFINKVEEENITLAKNTKLELMRALYFITHKIEDWKVPVVLGSALENKGLQEIYQKITEFVALKKKKNIFDVERKIQAEKRFEYWVKELILARTQSSEALKKAYLEHKKSASELERNPISEAQSFVNKLFKKEF is encoded by the coding sequence ATGAAAAAAAGAATTTCCATAGAAGAATTAGTATTGGGGGTAAAATCTAATAATATCCGATTGTTGGGAAAGGCTATTTCATTGGTTGAAAGTAAGAAGCCAGAACATCGTGAGCAAGCTGAAATTTTATTGAAAGAAATACTTCCTTATACCGGACAATCGGTAAGGATTGGGATTACAGGAGTACCAGGAGCGGGTAAATCTACTTTTATAGAGAGTTTTGGTAAGTATGCTATTGCTCAAGGGAAAAAGGTCGCCGTATTGGCAATAGACCCGAGTAGTAGTCTTAACCAAGGGAGTATTTTAGGAGATAAAACAAGGATGGAAGAGTTGGCTAAAGATCCTAATGCTTTTATACGTCCTAGCCCTAGTGGAGGATTTTTAGGAGGTGTTGCCAATACTACTTTTGAGACTATGTTACTTTGTGAGGCTGCGGGTTACGATTTGATCTTGATAGAAACCGTAGGAGTAGGGCAAAGTGAGGTAATGGTTGCCGATATTTCTGATGTATTTTTATATCTAAAGGTAATGGGAACGGGGGATGAGCTGCAAGGGATTAAACGTGGAATTATGGAGATGGTAGATCTTATCTTTATCAATAAAGTAGAAGAAGAAAATATTACTCTTGCCAAGAATACTAAGCTAGAGCTGATGAGGGCTTTGTATTTTATTACCCATAAGATTGAAGATTGGAAAGTTCCTGTTGTGCTTGGTTCTGCTTTAGAAAACAAGGGTTTACAGGAAATTTATCAGAAAATAACAGAGTTTGTAGCTCTTAAAAAGAAGAAAAATATTTTTGATGTTGAGCGAAAGATTCAGGCAGAAAAAAGATTTGAGTACTGGGTTAAGGAGCTTATTTTAGCGAGAACGCAATCTTCAGAGGCTCTAAAGAAAGCCTATCTAGAGCATAAAAAAAGTGCCTCAGAATTGGAAAGGAATCCTATTTCTGAAGCACAAAGTTTTGTGAACAAACTCTTCAAGAAAGAGTTTTAG
- the serS gene encoding serine--tRNA ligase codes for MLQVSVLRDERERVLEGLQKRNFKNLELVDQAVSTDDLRKKIQFELDSQLSEMNKISKEIGGLMKEGKKQEAELAKQKTGELKESIKELQQKLHDAEHELLDILYQIPNIPNSIVKAGKSEEDNEVVFQSCEVSGLGEGNIPHWELAKKYNLIDFELGVKITGAGFPVYLGKGAKLQRALVQFFLDKNTDAGYIEVDPPHVVNEASGYGTGQLPDKEGQMYFIGEDQLYLIPTAEVPVTNIYRDVILDEKQLPVKHTAFSQCYRREAGSYGAHVRGLNRLHQFEKVEIVRFEKPENSYAALDEMVEHVKSILNDLELPFRILRLCGGDTGFTSALTYDFEVWSAAQEKWLEVSSVSNFEAFQANRLKCRYKADGKTQLVHTLNGSAMALPRILAALLENNQTEEGIVIPEKLRAYTRFDTI; via the coding sequence ATGTTACAAGTTAGTGTTTTGCGCGACGAAAGAGAACGCGTTTTAGAAGGTTTACAAAAGAGAAATTTCAAAAATCTTGAACTCGTAGATCAAGCTGTTTCCACAGACGATTTACGCAAGAAAATACAGTTTGAACTAGACTCCCAACTTTCCGAAATGAATAAAATTTCGAAAGAAATTGGCGGACTCATGAAAGAAGGCAAAAAGCAAGAAGCTGAACTTGCTAAACAAAAAACCGGGGAGCTTAAAGAAAGCATTAAGGAATTACAACAAAAACTTCATGATGCTGAGCATGAACTTCTTGACATCCTATACCAAATTCCTAACATACCCAACAGTATTGTAAAAGCTGGAAAATCTGAAGAAGATAATGAAGTAGTATTCCAAAGTTGTGAAGTTTCAGGACTTGGTGAAGGAAATATCCCACACTGGGAATTGGCTAAAAAGTATAACCTTATCGATTTCGAATTAGGAGTAAAAATTACGGGAGCTGGCTTCCCTGTATATTTAGGAAAAGGAGCAAAACTACAAAGAGCTTTGGTACAGTTCTTTTTAGATAAAAACACCGATGCTGGATATATCGAGGTAGATCCTCCTCATGTGGTAAATGAAGCTTCAGGGTACGGAACAGGACAACTTCCTGATAAAGAAGGGCAGATGTATTTTATTGGAGAAGACCAATTATACCTCATCCCAACTGCTGAAGTCCCAGTAACCAATATCTACAGAGATGTTATTTTAGATGAAAAACAGCTTCCTGTAAAACATACAGCCTTCTCACAATGCTACAGAAGAGAAGCAGGTTCTTACGGTGCTCATGTGCGTGGACTTAACCGTCTTCACCAATTTGAAAAGGTAGAGATTGTAAGATTTGAAAAACCTGAAAACTCTTACGCTGCCTTAGACGAGATGGTGGAGCACGTGAAGTCTATCTTAAATGATTTAGAACTTCCTTTCCGTATTTTAAGACTTTGTGGGGGAGATACAGGTTTCACTTCTGCGTTAACCTATGATTTCGAAGTATGGAGTGCTGCTCAGGAAAAATGGTTAGAGGTTTCTTCTGTTTCTAACTTTGAAGCCTTCCAAGCTAACCGTCTAAAATGTCGTTATAAAGCGGATGGTAAAACCCAATTGGTTCATACCTTAAATGGTTCTGCAATGGCATTACCTAGAATTCTAGCTGCATTATTAGAAAACAACCAAACCGAAGAAGGCATTGTAATCCCTGAAAAATTACGTGCTTATACAAGATTTGATACTATCTAA
- a CDS encoding DapH/DapD/GlmU-related protein: MSQKITWKDKLDFILFGWIINWAFPQYYRPKYHYTRYRKILLINVIPQKILGINRFVKWPVHFTSVIHSPEKITKGILCDPGDNPGIYIQANNGIIFGNNVGIGTGTKIISANHNKEEHSKHDTTSPIIIGNDVFIYANSVVLPGVKIGDNVVIGAGSIVTKDIPANSVAVGNPCKVIKHNPPHREKFTREEFNKNIPKQYHHYFDISSHE, from the coding sequence ATGTCACAAAAAATAACTTGGAAGGATAAACTAGATTTCATCCTTTTTGGTTGGATTATCAATTGGGCTTTTCCTCAATACTATCGTCCCAAATATCATTATACCCGATATCGGAAAATACTCTTGATAAATGTTATTCCCCAGAAAATACTAGGTATTAATAGGTTCGTAAAATGGCCTGTACATTTTACTTCTGTAATCCATAGTCCTGAAAAAATTACCAAAGGCATCCTCTGTGATCCTGGTGATAATCCTGGGATTTACATACAAGCTAATAACGGAATTATCTTTGGAAATAATGTAGGTATTGGTACAGGAACCAAGATTATCTCTGCTAACCACAATAAAGAAGAACATTCCAAACACGATACTACCTCACCTATTATCATTGGAAATGATGTATTCATCTATGCTAATAGCGTTGTTTTACCTGGGGTTAAAATAGGTGACAATGTAGTTATAGGTGCTGGATCTATTGTTACAAAGGATATCCCTGCCAATTCTGTTGCTGTAGGCAACCCATGTAAGGTTATTAAACATAACCCTCCACATCGAGAGAAATTCACCAGAGAGGAATTCAATAAAAATATTCCTAAACAATACCATCACTACTTCGATATTTCTTCTCATGAATAA
- a CDS encoding oligosaccharide flippase family protein: MRNYIAPYLKNKSVKGVFSLIAGNTTAKLIATLGGLILANYYGPEAYGVYSIFLSYIMILALSATFRLEDLLVLLKVPSEIKNLFSGVLVIIIAFIALFLGGTLLFKWQSNLLTGYTYLTLVLIAFGSALLAWNNLQNSFLTQYKLFHQLSLSIVITSVCSVLAQAIFYFIGETTYGLIYGWIIGILIALLYNAQVSRNKIQKIDINLFKKSIQRYPEIIRYTFPSDVLNAIANNILPIITVFYFSTAEIGLYAMATKILVLPLMILSESIAKVFFKKSASISEQPEKLYQITQKVVFLNMGIMFFFLLLMNSVGVKILDLFFQKNWKAIDQYILVLSFWILARSGINPISNIILILRKNHYSLIFNIYLLSCNLIAISLGNLHHSFLLCATVLSLLSGIGYLTLLFLIFKNLKNNIHVTKNNLEG, from the coding sequence GTGAGAAACTATATCGCCCCATATCTTAAAAACAAAAGTGTAAAAGGAGTTTTTTCTTTAATCGCTGGGAACACTACTGCCAAACTAATTGCTACCTTAGGAGGCCTTATTCTAGCCAATTATTATGGTCCCGAAGCTTATGGTGTTTACAGTATTTTTCTTAGTTATATCATGATACTTGCTCTTTCTGCTACTTTCAGATTAGAAGATCTTCTAGTACTCCTAAAGGTACCTTCCGAGATAAAAAACCTGTTTTCGGGTGTTTTAGTGATTATTATAGCTTTTATTGCCCTCTTTTTGGGAGGAACCTTACTCTTCAAATGGCAGAGTAACTTGCTCACAGGTTATACTTACCTTACTTTGGTCTTAATTGCTTTTGGAAGTGCTCTCCTTGCATGGAACAACCTTCAAAACAGTTTTCTAACACAATATAAGCTCTTCCATCAGCTTTCTCTTTCTATTGTCATTACTTCAGTTTGCTCAGTGCTTGCTCAAGCTATTTTTTACTTTATTGGAGAAACTACTTATGGATTAATCTACGGTTGGATTATCGGGATTCTTATCGCTTTACTTTATAACGCACAAGTCTCCAGAAATAAAATTCAGAAAATTGATATCAACCTCTTCAAAAAAAGCATTCAACGATATCCTGAAATAATCCGATACACCTTTCCTTCCGATGTCCTTAATGCTATTGCAAATAATATCTTACCTATTATTACCGTCTTTTATTTTAGCACTGCAGAAATAGGCTTGTATGCAATGGCTACCAAAATCCTTGTTTTACCTCTAATGATTCTTTCAGAGTCCATTGCCAAAGTATTCTTCAAAAAATCGGCAAGTATCTCCGAGCAACCCGAAAAGCTCTATCAAATAACTCAAAAAGTTGTCTTCCTCAATATGGGAATAATGTTCTTCTTTCTCCTGTTAATGAATAGTGTGGGAGTTAAAATTCTAGATTTATTTTTTCAAAAAAACTGGAAAGCAATAGATCAATACATACTTGTCCTTTCCTTTTGGATTCTTGCCAGAAGTGGGATTAACCCTATTTCCAATATCATCCTTATCCTAAGGAAAAATCATTATTCCCTTATTTTCAATATCTATTTATTGTCTTGTAACCTTATCGCTATTTCTTTAGGTAACTTACACCATAGCTTTTTGCTTTGTGCTACTGTTCTATCACTACTCTCTGGCATTGGTTATTTAACCTTATTATTCCTTATTTTTAAAAATTTAAAAAACAATATACATGTCACAAAAAATAACTTGGAAGGATAA
- a CDS encoding (Fe-S)-binding protein, whose amino-acid sequence MEFKIKTMAEYAAEGKMPEVLFYVGCAGSFDDRAKKITKAFAKILHKIGVEFAVLGQEESCNGDPAKRAGNEFVFQMMAMTNIEILNGYGIKKIVTACPHCFNIIKNEYPGLGGNYEVLHHTQFLVKLMEEGRLKIEGGSFKGKKITFHDPCYLGRGNGEYEAPRTLLSKLDAELSEMKRCKEKALCCGAGGAQMFKEPEKGNKDVNVERTEEALGLKPDIIVTGCPFCNTMITDGVKGFNKNNEVQVKDIVELLSEAEDL is encoded by the coding sequence ATGGAATTTAAGATAAAAACAATGGCGGAGTACGCTGCTGAAGGCAAAATGCCTGAAGTTCTATTCTATGTAGGATGCGCTGGTAGCTTCGATGATCGTGCAAAAAAAATCACCAAAGCTTTCGCTAAAATTTTACATAAAATAGGCGTTGAATTTGCCGTACTTGGACAAGAAGAAAGCTGTAATGGAGACCCAGCAAAAAGAGCTGGGAACGAATTTGTATTCCAAATGATGGCCATGACCAATATTGAAATCCTAAATGGTTACGGAATCAAAAAAATTGTTACTGCTTGTCCGCACTGTTTTAACATCATCAAAAACGAATATCCTGGACTAGGAGGAAACTACGAAGTTCTCCACCACACCCAATTTTTGGTTAAACTTATGGAAGAAGGTAGGCTAAAAATAGAAGGTGGCAGCTTCAAAGGAAAGAAAATTACTTTCCACGATCCTTGCTATCTAGGAAGAGGTAACGGAGAATATGAAGCTCCTAGAACACTTTTGAGCAAGCTAGATGCCGAGCTTTCAGAAATGAAGAGATGTAAAGAAAAAGCCCTTTGTTGTGGAGCAGGTGGAGCCCAAATGTTTAAAGAACCTGAAAAAGGAAACAAAGATGTAAATGTGGAGAGAACAGAAGAGGCTCTAGGCCTAAAACCTGATATCATTGTAACAGGATGTCCTTTCTGTAATACGATGATTACAGATGGAGTAAAAGGATTCAACAAAAACAATGAAGTACAAGTAAAGGACATTGTAGAACTTCTTTCCGAAGCAGAAGACCTTTAA